The Mangifera indica cultivar Alphonso unplaced genomic scaffold, CATAS_Mindica_2.1 Un_0092, whole genome shotgun sequence genomic interval CTCAAAATCTGATCGTGGTGTTCTTTCAGTGAAATACTCAAAAACATGCTGAAAATATGTCATCACCATAAGCTTAAAGGCCAGAAGAGACAATTAATAAGAAATGCAACTGCAGTGTAGGCACCTTAACACTGTCAACCCATTCCATATTTAAATGCTCCGGCATTGTTGTCATCCATTCTCCCCTGGTATGGCGTAAAAACATACCATTTTCTGCTGCCAACCACATGTTATACCCCCCAAAGTTCTGTGAAAAAACTTGATTAGTTAAATAAAGGATTATAGGAAGGCCAAAAAAGAGGTAAAGAATGGAGCTGGATCAAGTACATAATCCAAGACACTTCTGTCACTCCCGCTAAGAACAACAATTGTTGTCTTTGGATCATTGCACAATGCAGTTAGGGGATCATGCAACTCCGGGTGCAGCTTTAGTTCCATTTCTCTAATCTGATCACCTCTTCTACCAAGAGTGTCCAGTGATTCAGTTAATGTTGCATTGAAACCCTGAGATTTGGACCACCATCAAGGTGCCATGATAATGAGAGGAGGATCCAAAGGAAAtagaaatgattaaaataaagtGCTAAAACATGAAGCAGCACCATATAACAGTAAGAGTTCAAAGGACTGCATACTCAGTATGCACATAATGTGAAATCATAACCTGTCAAAACCGAACCACAAGTCTCAAGAATCTCCATTACTTTTTCTGATTATTATTTTCagaaactaaataaatatttccaGTAATTTGCTCATAATCCTTCTTTCATATCACCAAGCAAAAGTGATTCCAAGTTAGATGTGTTAGAATTCAACACCAGGACCGAGTAGAATTGATTCTCTTTAATCTTAAAAGTGGTTTTCTGCAGACTAACGAACATGGAAACCATGCAGATCTCATGTTTTTTGTATCTATATGGATGTAATCAGGAAGCAGAGGGAAATCTATGTAGGCTGCAATTGAACAAACagatgaaagaaattaaaatcaagatTTTAAAGACAAAGTTCCACTAAGAAAGTGATGATAGGTTTGAATAGATACACATAAAACAAGCTGTTCAAATAGCCAGTGATCAGACATTTATTTTCAGTCCTCTGAGTAATGCCGAAATGGATTTCAAATCTTGAGTTGGTTTAATGTCAAAACTTGTGCACCCAAACATGCAACAttgacttgattcaaatttgaaaatacaaatccaTTTTTGCAAGCTAGTAACCTTGTGGCAAGACCAGTCTACTCcctttaaaacttttttttcctttttggcaAAATATACACTAACCAccaagtaaatttaaatttactatttaTGTCATTAATCCTCATGTGAAAAGAAATACTTTGGTCAGAgaacaaataataaatgaaaataacttCCAGAGAGTTAGAACTATTTCTGCTGGTCACTGGCAGTTTTAAGTTCTAGAAATTGTTTTCTATAAAAAgtttaagaagaaaatgaatccaTATCTAATCAAAACtgtcataattaaaattaaaaaagaaccGCTCAATCATCATTGAGATTGTTGAACATATCATCAAATATCTCGTATAGATGTATCAGAATATCTGCATACTGCAAAAATTGACCAAACTCTCCATCTCACTGTTCTCTAGACATATGTGTCCAAAACAACTCAATATAATAAAGATTTCAATGAGTTGATCCATTAATGACTTAAATAGTAAAGTGAGACTAGATAAAATCAACCTATGATGACATGTCAACAAACTTCACACACTTACCATGGATGCAGTTGAATACCATACCATAAACACCtaataattgaaaaactgaTCCTAAAAAATGCGAATATTATTGCCCTATTGAAGTTATAAGATCAAATATAGCATACTAGTATGAGCAAACGATTGTTAGACTGCAAATAACGTTCAATTGCATCTGCTTCTCGAAGATTAGGAGGGGCTTGTTTTATCCTCAGCTCTGCCTCAACAACCGTAACGTTCAGTTCACTGCAAAGTAATTAgacaaaatttaaatctttaagAATGCTGACAAACTCCCCAAGAAAACTTTGATAGTTGACACAACAACATAGATGttgaatctaaaaaaaaaacaaatatatacgAAACCAAAAGAAGTCTTTTTCATTGAATTCTCATACATGTAATGCCTCAACAAATTGATATGAATCTTATAGCTGTTGAAATTAGAGAACAcaaagtcatataaaccccacattgaAAGTTCATACTTTCTTATGTGAAACCCAAGTTTCATACTTTGCACTTGAgattataacatatcatcatactCCGAAACCCTAATGCCTGTGCATACTAGTTGTGCACTAGCTTCCTACTAACCTCAGACAAACACTGTAATACTGATGTTGTCACCTATGTTACATGATTCCAACTAGGAGATATAATAGTAACTTTGATATTGAATGACATGAACCTTGGGAGAAGTATACCTCGAAAGCTACCTTTTGAGATTAGAAAGTTAAAGACATATAAACTTCATACTAGAaacatactttttaatatgaaatctaaattttatacCTTGCATTTGGGATTGTGTTAGGACCACTATCTGTCATAGTAcgagacaaaaaaaatttgggcATAAGTTGCTagaacaagaacaaaaaaaaaaaaaagaggaggaCCACTAAGGGAGAAGGCTACATGACTACagctaaagagagaaaagtgaTAAAAAGGGAGGTATAAGTTGTTGGCACAAAAAGAAAGAGGTGCAATTACGACTTATTGGGAGAGTGTTTAGTCTCTCGAAAAACCGATGTTATCTCTAGCTTGTTTATGAGTAATATGACTACAAAAAACTTCTTGTTTTTCATAAACATAACCaacaatcaatacaaattataattttttgttcattacATTGTCATTTACTTCAATtcagggctggattcgagccgagccagctcgagctcgtcgactcggctcggttcgagcccgaaacgagccgggctctgctcggctcgatcgagctcgagctggctaggtaatttttttaaaaaattttttatacaaaatgacgtcgttttgattcatatatatatacaaaatggtgtcgttttgatatgaaaaacgagccgagccgaactaGAGTCGAccattaaaaaaccgagccgagcccgagctagttgcgagccgagctcagctcggctcgaatccagccctacttcaATTACTTTGGGAGGTTCGAATCATTGTTGAGCTCTTAACAAACTTTTGGTATTAAATCATGACGAGAATAAAAACCAAGGTAGATAGGCTAGAAAGGGATTTGGAGTCTATAAGAAGTAGGTTGGATGAAGTAAACACAAAACTGTACAATGTGAACTCGCAAAATGAGAAATTGGAAGGCAATGTAGAGATAGTGAAAGACTATCTCAAAGGGTTGAGATAAATGATGATGAACAAAAAGGTACTTGGTGGTGACCAAGGAAAAGCGCCAATGGAACAACCCCCATTGCTGACGCAATTGTCTCCGATGAAAGAGAAAACACCACCCTTATTGATGAGATGAAAAGAACAAATGATGAACAAAGAGATGACAACTGAAGAACACATCAGGGGACGAGAAATGACAATCTACAAAAACCATGGTAGAGGCTAGTGAGATACACCTGATCATTGACTTGAATTGCCAATCTTCATCAGCAACGCTCTAATTGGATGGGTCTTACCTactaaatgttatttttcaattaatcgGCTAATGGAACAAGTGAGAATAACGATGACCATTGTCTGTATGGATAGAGTAGGTTTGAGTTGGTTACAATGACGCAAATCTCAACAATGATTCGCTAATTGAAATGATTTGAAGCAACGCTTGTTTTAGCATTTCTGGTTGTCACAAGTATGATCCCTGTATGAAGAGTTTTTATAGCTTTGAGAATGACTTGGTAGGTGACTATCGTTGTTGATTTGAGTTTCTCTCAACACCGTTAAGGGAGATTTCTGACGATATCCTCCTGGGAGGATTGAGGGACAAAATTAAAGTTGAGATAAAGTTATTTGGATTGAGGATTTGGAGAATAATTCTCAAAAGGTTGAGAAAGCTCCGTTGGTGTTTGAAATGTTCACTGAACGATTTCAAGTGCATAGGCTTATTGTGCAAGTAAGGCAAATTCTTTTTGTACACTTCCGTGTACAATGAGCCTATGGTTCAATGGATGGTTTCATTGCATGGAAAGACAAGAATTATCAAAGGTTGGTAGACATTGAAATTCAATCGAAATTGGAAAAGCAATTATGTTTCTGGTGTGATGAAAAGTATGGGTCAAACTATTGTTGTAAATTTCGACAATTACAAGTGATGTTACCATGTGAAGAGGacaggaaaaaaggaaaagagttTGTgtatatttaaagaaagaaattagAAGTGATAGGCACATGACTGAGGTGcttaaaatatattacttaaaatttaggtattttttgttatcttttttcatttgattataaaaattaattctctgccttgaggacaaggtggaTTTCAAAAGAGTGAGTAATGTTGGACCACTAGTTGTTACCGTaggggacaaaaaaaaaatttggggcaTAAGTCTTtgacacaaaaagaaaaaggagaaccACTTAAGGGACAAGTCCACGTAGCTAtaactaaagagagaaaagggaAGGGAGGAAGGGGAGGGAAAGAAGAAAGGAGATTATTGTTTGAGTTTTCATGGCACGTTCGGCTAACTGAGGGAGTGTCTAGCCTCTCGAATGCTAGACAATTTTAGGGAGAGATTTTGATCTCTCAGAAGTCGGACCTAGGACTGTTTTTGTATTATCTCTATTCTATTTACGAGTaatatcatcataaaaaaaccttttttttttttctaaacaaaaacaaaaattaatacaaattgcAACAGTTTTCTACATTACACTGTCATTCGCTTCAATTTTGTTAGTTGAGGTTTAGATAATTATTAGGTTCAGATCATAACATAAACTTATCCACAAACACAACCCAATGCATTCATAAATGTATCTTGGCACAtttgaaaaaactgaaattccTATTTTGTTTACTTTTGGATAAAAGCAAAAAGTGACATTTTGTACGATTAAAATATTCCATCAAAGCAAGGTACAACTACCTAAGAGATAACacacttttttttcttctttttcacaaGCACAAATAGGAAATTCAAAGCCACACATCATAAAAGGTTGTTCATCATGATGATAGTTCTGAACTGAAAATAGTTAACATACTCAAGGAAAAGTGTTTTCATTACAATCGGCCATAAACTTTTTATAGATATCCAAAGTTTCAAGGCTATTGTCTCCATTTAATGCTTAAATGGCGCATATTCCTATGTCCAAGTTTTAACCCATGTAGAAAACATTCAAAAGTACCTTAAACAAAAGTCCACCAAAGGCGTGAATTGCAGAGGGTACATGTACACCTAGGTATGCTTTTTTTAAACTCAGGCCACTGTCCTTTTCCAAGATCTCCAGAAGTCACAAACCTGGTAAACATTTAAAGTATGGAGTTCTCAACTTTTAACCAGGATTTTAGTGCCAACAGAAAACCAACTTGGGCACTGCTCAGTATGgaaacatttaataatatacaaGTTAACATCTAATAATCTGATATAATGTTATAGGTTCCTTAGaatagattttctttttctagagGGATCTGGGGTTATAGTGATGTAAAGGACTTCACTGAGATTCTCGCACTAATTAGGAAGGCTGCATAGTTCACTGGGACATCTCAGAATCATCAAAATTCagttaaatcataatattttagtCAGATGTGGAAGTATGTTTATAATATTCACAATCAAATGGACATCTAGTAGTTGCTTTATTAACAACTCATCTCTAAATGAGGTTTTCTCTTGATTGGATAATCTTTATTATTTAGGCATACGTTTGGATAGCACAGGATCCAACAATTTAAAAGCATTACAATTTGCACACTCTATTCCCCAATTAATTTTAGGTCTACCACCATCAATAAACTTGTCTACTAGTCAACAAAGCCCCTATCATATAATCTAGTTGAAAGATTAGATATTGGCCTCCAAAATCATAGTGCCAGTGAGAATAATTTTGACACTAAGATCATATGCTTAATTAAGCAGACAATAGGAATATACAGTCCACTGAACCAAAATGCTTACAAAAAGTGTATGCTCTTAGGTGGGTGCAAAAAATCACAGATGCCAATGAAAATGGCTCATGAAACACATTGTATTTCTTTATGAATGAGTTACTAAGTTGTTcctatttctttattaaaaggACACCTGCTGCCCATAAGATCTATTTTTCTACTTTATTTTGTATACCACATATTACAGTTATAGGGGACTTTCACTACTTCCCATAATTATCAATGTTTAAATGTCATTTCTGCCTCTACCTGATAGCATAAACTTTTCAATCAAGTGATGTCTTAATATGcattatttaagaaaaacatgACACAAGCACCAATAAATgctgaaaaataaaagatgtaaCTATTGTCAGTTTCACTGTACAGCAGATCGTGACAGCATTTTAAGCATACCTTACAAAGGTTTCAGCCCATTCCTGAGCAGTGTGAGTTGTCACATGTTTAAAATTGTGTCTATGTcgcttctctctctcttgagGTGACATGTTCAGAGCTCGGGCAATTGAATTAGCCACTTCAGTAATGTTCCAAGGGTTCACCAAAATCGCTCCAGCACCCAAAGATTGTGCAGCACCTGCAAACTACAAAGTATATCGAGAGTGTCAAAATGTTTGCTagaatattttcaaaatgtATGGAATTTAGTGGTATTATTATGAAGTTGATAATGTCTCAGTTAAAGCAGTACATAATCCTTGCCTAACATGTGACATATAGATATTAATCTACAGTCTACCGTAATCAAGTAGAAATCGAAAAATGAGTTAAGAGTCTACTTCCATGTCTGACATTTAATCTACAAGGACCAATTAAAATCAGTATAAAACTTGCAACTGATGAACACTTACTTCACTGAGAATGAGAACTCCTTTCTTAGAGTCTTGGCATGCCACAAACTCATAGCTGACAAGATTCATTCCATCCCTTAAAGATGTGACAAGGGCTACATCtggggaaaaatataaaataaaaggaaaataagtttCATAATTCGTAAGTGTGACAGACATCTTTTCGGCCACAAACAATTAAATAAGCAAAAACATTGCACAGATAGTTCATTAGGTTAAGAACAAGATCTGACTTCCATCAGTAATTATTTCCGTTACAACAAGACCTTTACGATCACTCATAACTCCGAATGCTTAGCTCCCGAAATTAATGGAGATttgattcaataatatttttggcAAAGTAAATCATTCCTACACCAATAAAGTTTAAACTTTTAGATAACGAAGTGATCCAAGAATTGACATATGATGACATTAGAAGGTTTACTATTTTATCTAAGGCAAAATTTGATGACAAAGAAGGTATAATTGTTGTAGTTCAATAATGTTTGGTAACTTCAGGAGATCATACACTCAACCTGTCAGCAGCAAACCAATTTGAACTAGAAAAGtagaaaaaagaagaggaaaaaaggaaaaaaatactTCAAGAAATCATGTTGATGTTTCTGTGTTCATGGGCATTTAGTAAAAAACTAAGGGTCCATTTATAACTTGCAACAGCTATTATTTAGTCTGCAACAAGTCTTCACATGCATCGATGATAAAGAAAAGTTGTGCTTTCAACATAACGTCGACAATCAAGATACAACAAATACTTACATAacacaatattttaatactattaaataaacaaacaactCTAGGAGAATTCATGAAAGATACAGCACAAATATTAATACCAGTAACTGCATATAAAGCACACAATTGAAGAAAGTCCAGAGAGCGATCCTGCAGAAAAGAggaatatttcattataaacTCTTAATTGcttgaaaaaattatcatgCTAGATCAATCATGACAACAAACCGATACCATGCACTGcatcaaagataaaagattCAGCTCCTAATACTGGACAAATAGACAATTTGCCTAATAGTTTATGTATGAATAGAAAGTAAACCATTGAAAGGATTTTGTCAGTAATAAGTTTCATTATCCACGTTTTCTCTCTAGGATAATCCATTGAACTCCATGGACTATAAAGTAATTAATGATGCAATTCCTACTCTTTTGAGGACTATAACTAGAAGATGATTCTGGAAGGCAGCATTGCAAATGCTAATGTCAAAAAGTCATCATAAATGCAAAGAAATAGTCCATGAAAGGATAGTCAGTTAATCATTTTGTATCTAAAAAGTCATTATCCATCCCAGTATCATTGTTTGCCACTTTAATATTAGGTTGTTTAAATTCTATTGCCCATTCTTCCCAATAATCTAATTTTTGCGTAGGGTTCAAGTTGCCAATGTGAATAACATGGACAGCCAGCATATTAAAAGTTGCCAATATAAATTCTATTGAGTACTCATACTGTACCTTCTATGACAAGCTCTAACATTTTGTTCAACTTTCCTTCTATCAAGACATCAAAATAGTCCTACCCTATCCCTTGTGTTCAATTACACTAAACCCAAAACCTTATGTTTAAGCTAATAATTAAAGGttcaacaatattaaataaactcTTAACATGTTGAACCAAGTATGTAGGAAACCTTGAGGCTGTTCTATATTGCCAACAAATCTACAATGTCGAtaacagaataaaataatgctGAAATTCAGCTGAACATAAGCCTTAAGTAACACTGCTTCACTCACTAACACACTGAGCCAAAGAAGAATAAAACACAATAAGCATCTAGAGGATTCACAAAGCTAGGAAGTTAGAGACAGACCAGATGTTGTATTGGAACAGTAGTCAGTGTTCCAAATCGGCCATTGATGCGTCCGACAATTTCATGAACCTGGCTTGTAAGTTTTTGATCTGTGAAAATATACAAGCCAAATCAGTAGCATCATGTTAAAAATCAACGAATTGATTATTAAAAGgaacaattcaaacaaatcaagTTTATGAAAGCACAAAAAGCGACTGCGTGGTTTTAAACATGATCATAATTCATAAGTTCCCAAACAAGTAAAACATTACACTAAAGACCCAAGCTTTGTTCAAATGAAGCATAAATTGGAGTGTTATGAATAAATGAccacaaactgaaaaaaaagtgACGCAGCAGCAGTGagtttctaaaaatttgaaaagacaaTATGATGAACCACTCACAATCCACTGTAAACAACATTACAGATTTATCTATGAGTAGCATCCAAATATATGACATAATCTGCCTAGATGAAGCGCACAAAACCTATAAAATCAGTCAGTATATCCAGACacaatttatgatatttgattgGTCTTGATCAACTAAAAATAGACACTCTAGCAAAGATCAATCCATAAGCTCAGAAAAGGTAAAGCAATCCTttaaaaatatgcaattttGGACACAACAGTACAGTAAGCAGAACAATATATGAAAGAGGCAGTAACAAACTATAGAAGGGACATACATTCAGGAACATCTGTTCTTGTTGGCACTGCAATTTGCAGCAAAACAACTTTATCACGCCATTCAGGGTTTTCCTCAAGGAACTTTTCAAATGCCAATATCTTCTGTGGAATTCCTTTAATCATATCTAGGCGATCAACACCTAACATTACCTGTAAAGTCAGACAGTTAaagtaaaaagattaaaaccACTACTATGGTTAAATAAAGCAACTGTTTTGGTTAAGTGGGTTGGGGAGAGAATCATTTGTTCGGTGATTACAAGACTCTGAACACAAAGTTGTTACAAGATTAAACCAGACACAATCTGTACTAAGGATGCATAaccttttttagattttatatactttaaaaataaatatgtaaacgaAAAAGCATTTAAATCCTCTACCAAATGAACAACCATGCCAAAAGGAATCTAGAATACAGTTAACTGAATCACTGCAGGACAGTTATGTTTATTACAATAGAAATGGGGAAACTATAAGGTTCCTATTACATAGGAAATTATAAAACAGAAGACACAGTCTTCAGGCAGTTTGAGGAGTCAGACCACCTCCAAATAACACTGCAAAATCCAATACCTCTAGCAGATTCCACCTCCCTTTAAGAGTTGactttaaattaagaaaaagtaGGAAATCATGGACTTCTTGATTGCTTGCAGATTGGAACTGGAAATCCTAGATTCTCCGGGTGATTTGCtgattaaaactaaaaatcatGGACCTCCTTGATGCTTCTCTGATTAAGGCTTTCAAATAGGAAATTTCCCTCTTATTATTAGTTCTATAGTAAATTTGCCCTACTGAGGGCCTAACACACATGTAAGTAAGATTACATTTTAGGATCTTGAACAAAGGCTTCAGGAAATGAACAAGTGCCATGCTAAGATACATGACATTGTAGTGAAATAACTCAATGAGAAAAAAGGATGACTATTGGGTTGGTCATTTCTGCTATTTTTGCAATCCATTTGACTAGAACTACTCTTCGATGTAAACCAAATCAACTTCTAAAAAAACATCAACAAGCAAGTAGCAGCACCATATAGTAAAGGCAACAAATACCTTTCGGCCAGCAAATGTCTCTTTCAATTCTTTTATGTGTTCTTGAACTTGTGGATTCTCAAGTGCTCGCATGAACCGGTCTGAGTCTATCCCAATAGGAAACTAGATATTCAagcaaattaaatgaaaatatgattttataaaagtatttttcattatagAACTTGTTCAAAAACAAATATTCCAAAGAAATGCCTAAAGTAACAACTATTTAGGAATcaaataaaaccaaacaataaaagaaattttcatcCCAAAATATACCGCAGCAACACGAGTCAGTTTCTCTTGGTTCTCAACTCCTTCAGGTGTCCCCTCAAGTCCGAGAATACGAGTGCAAGCACTGACAAAATGCCTTGCATAGTCGTATGTGTGAAAActgcaaaataaaatttgaactcATTTTACATGacatttaaattgaaaattctaTCAAACCAGTTACCAGAATAAGAATGTTATAATTATGAATATCACAAAAGGAAATATACAAACTGTAGCATTGAAATAGGTTGACATAGCATGAACTTACATGATACCAGATAATCTatgaagaaactgaaattccACCATAAGGgtcttttccttttattttaaagCAAATTATAAGGGTCTCATAAGAGATGCCATTCTGAAACCAATCTGACTTTTGACTTAATTACAAAACAGGCTAAGGGAAGGAAAATGTTATACTAATAATTACGTAGGATAAAAAGATCTTAAAAAAACACCAAGCTTAACAATAGGTGTTAGATGAATAAAGCAAGGGAATTAATATGGACAAAAAGTTGTTCAGAGATTCATGATAGAAGCACAACATAAATTATAGGAAACGCACAACAATTATAGGATCACAAAGGCTTAGGTCAATGCAACAAGAGTTGGTGTAAACAGAAATATGCCTGCTTTCTTTCATGTTGTTAACTATAACATTTATTAGATCAAAGAACAACCAAGCTATAACCTTACCGTGGAAAACGTTCATGACAACCAGAATTGAGTTTCTGAGTAAAATCAATTGGTAGGAATTGATCATTTCTAAGCAACATGCAGAATACAACAAAAACTCACCCAACCAAATCAGCAGCTAGAACTGCATGCAGCAGATCTGATCGAGATGGAAGTGTCCTATGGATTTCAGAAGAAGGGAAGGGTGTGTGGAGAAACCAACCAACTTTCATTCCCTTATTGTGATCCTTTAGGCACTTTGGAAGAAACATGAGATGGTAGTCATGGCACCACACAACATCTCCATCCTTGTAGTGTTTGTTCACAACATCAGCAAACATTTCATTTGCCTTTATATATGCAGCAAACTGAGACTGGAAACTCCTGGTAGTGGCCAGGCGGTCTTCTTGAGGAAGTCCAAGGTAATGAAAAAGAGGCCACAAGATGTTGTTGCAATAGCCATTGTAGTATTGATGAACAATATCCTCATCAAGGAATACAGGAATACATCTCTGCATAGCAATTATAGTGTTGATGAACTATTGCTTTCTCATCCAACTATTTTATACATTTATCATAAATGAGACACCAATGTCACAAGTCATATAATAAAGTCATTACTtataaatatcacaaacacaTAACTATGAATAAGGACTTAATCACAAAATGATTCTGATGGCAGAACTTTATACCTTTTCAGCCAATGCTTTAGTAAGTGCTTTCTGTCCAATCTCGTCTGGCACATTTACTCCAGCCCATCCTATCCATCTTGCCTCAAACTCCTTCACACCTTCAAACCATACATCCATAATGCATATAGTTTCTCAATTCGAGTGAAAAATGCCATCtcattaattaaaacttaacaagatattcaaacaaaagaagaaatacaATGCAAAAACTGTAAGAgacaaattaagaatttaaatgGACAAACAGATGAACTGATAGTTCAAATGCCACTTACCCAGAAGGGCACTGACCAGACCCCCAGCACTTATCTCTAGAGACCAAGAGTCTTCACCTCTCCTGACTGCAGAGACTGGGAGCCTATTGGCCACCACCAGTAGTCGCTGCTTCAAAGGCCTTCCATCTGCCCTTTCACCTCCTTCACTCACCCTTGTAGACACTTCTTGATCGACAATAGAGGGTCCCAAGTTGTCATTGTTTTTTACTCTTGGTTCATGCACATAAAATTCAGGCCCCCCATTACTATCAGCCGCCTCATTCAGAAGTGCCCTGCAGCTTTTCCTtaggtttctttctttcttatctcTTAAGAGCAGTTCCAGACGATTTGTTGTACTTGGACCAGGGGAGAAAGTACCATTGTAGTTGTTTCCAGGCATAAGCTCACTCTAGAACCAACCTCCAATACCAAATTTATAAGTTCTCAAAAGAATTGTGTTTCCTACATTTGTTTCAAGTAAATTCTCAGTGATTACAATGATGCACACGAAGTTTTAATCATTGAAAGAACGGGTACAAACTTGACAAACTTTATGTAAAATTGGCTTCAATAATTGTTACTAACATTCTACAAAGTAAAATTTCTTACATTTCtaaattgaaaacaaacaaGCACGGAAagtagaatgataaaaaaaggGGAAGGCATCCGCAAAATTACATGAGGCAACAGAAAGTTGTGTACCAAGTCCTGGTTACTTAAGCCATTATCAA includes:
- the LOC123207680 gene encoding alpha,alpha-trehalose-phosphate synthase [UDP-forming] 1-like, whose amino-acid sequence is MPGNNYNGTFSPGPSTTNRLELLLRDKKERNLRKSCRALLNEAADSNGGPEFYVHEPRVKNNDNLGPSIVDQEVSTRVSEGGERADGRPLKQRLLVVANRLPVSAVRRGEDSWSLEISAGGLVSALLGVKEFEARWIGWAGVNVPDEIGQKALTKALAEKRCIPVFLDEDIVHQYYNGYCNNILWPLFHYLGLPQEDRLATTRSFQSQFAAYIKANEMFADVVNKHYKDGDVVWCHDYHLMFLPKCLKDHNKGMKVGWFLHTPFPSSEIHRTLPSRSDLLHAVLAADLVGFHTYDYARHFVSACTRILGLEGTPEGVENQEKLTRVAAFPIGIDSDRFMRALENPQVQEHIKELKETFAGRKVMLGVDRLDMIKGIPQKILAFEKFLEENPEWRDKVVLLQIAVPTRTDVPEYQKLTSQVHEIVGRINGRFGTLTTVPIQHLDRSLDFLQLCALYAVTDVALVTSLRDGMNLVSYEFVACQDSKKGVLILSEFAGAAQSLGAGAILVNPWNITEVANSIARALNMSPQEREKRHRHNFKHVTTHTAQEWAETFVSELNVTVVEAELRIKQAPPNLREADAIERYLQSNNRLLILGFNATLTESLDTLGRRGDQIREMELKLHPELHDPLTALCNDPKTTIVVLSGSDRSVLDYNFGGYNMWLAAENGMFLRHTRGEWMTTMPEHLNMEWVDSVKHVFEYFTERTPRSDFEQRETSLVWNYKYADMEFGRIQARDMLQHLWTGPISNASVDVVQGSRSVEVRAVGVTKGAAIDRILGEIVHSKSMTTPIDYVLCIGHFLGKDEDVFSFFEPELPSEPPSISRTRPIDGLKLPGERRQPLKLPASRSGSKLSQGKTQRSTPNHDRKIPTQNCAGARRPTPENMSWNVLDLKKENYFSCAVGRIRTNARFLLQSSDEVVALLKRLASYADSDSSLSSSSLFQNRRGDAMNLLRSPAN